Sequence from the Clostridium sp. 'White wine YQ' genome:
TTTAAATATCTTTTCCCTATTTTCTTTAGGAATTTCAGGACCATTATTTTCTATGTTTACTATAATTCCATCGTAACTATTATAGCTGTTATACTTTATCGTTGCATTTTGTATATTTACAAGAACATCAATAGCATTGTTTACAATGTTTGATAATAACTTTAAAAGTTCACTGTCTGATATAGTTAAATTATCATATTCTGCATTATCAAAGGCAACTATATTTATACCTTTTGAAAGTGCATTATTTAATATCGATGTGACCATAGGGTTAGCTTGTACATTAAGATTTATTACTGAAGATGTATTTTGATATCTTTCTACTATTCCTTTTAATAATTCTCCCATTCTATCATATCTTCCAAGCTGATATAATCCATATAGACTGCTTATTTCACTGCCATAATCGTGCTTAATCTTTTTAAGTTCTATAATTTTATCATTTAACTCTGTATTTAGAAGTTCAACTTCCCTTGTATTACTATTGATTTTAGCAAAATAAATTAAGGAAAAAATAAATGCAATTAACGATATAAAATATAATAGAAACTTAAAAGTGATTCCCATACTTTCTACTGTCCACTCAATGCGAAGAGTATCAATAAAAATAAAAGCATAGTCTATAAGTAAAATAACTATTATGGAAATCTTATAAGCTTTTAATGAGATTACAACTTCAAATAAATTCTTTCTATATTTATAAATAAATATATAAGAAATAAATGCTGGTATATATATAAATATAATTGTTTCAATATCCTGTGGTATTCCAAGATTTAATTTTGTAAAGAAGTGTTGATAAAAGGTAATTAAAAAATATGATAACGTTGTGATTATGGCATAGGCTAACCCAAATCCCCAAAATGCATCACTTACCTTTTTTCTATAGAATATGACTATTAACGCTAAAACTAAAGTTACCATAATAAAATTTGCTAGCGGAATATTCATTGGAACATATGTAAATATATTAATGATTGCAAATATTAAAGCTACAAGCAAACAGGATTTATTTCTTGTATTCTTATTTTCTTTTTCAGCAATATTATTAGATATCCACACAAAAAGAATTGATTGGCAGAAACTATTAAATATATCAAAAACTTTATACAACATTTTGAATTCCCCCAGTATATTGTTAGGGGCTGAAAAGCCCCCTTTTTTTTATCTTTTGTCTTTCATTGATTCAGGCATTTCTTCTACTGCCATACTACTCATTGATGCTGGTCCAAATACTACGATAAGAGCTGCTACTGCAAGGCAAGCTTTTCCAATACCTTTTAGAAATTTTTCCATACAAATCACCTCTTATAAATTTATGTAACTTTATCCACTCTTATTATACAATATTTTTCAAAAAAATCTAAATATTTTCTTCGATATATAAATTTTGACTTTTTCCTCCAAAAAAAAATAGAATCAACTAGAAAAATGTCATATTTTATCTCCTAATTGATTCTATTTTTTTAATTTTTATTATAACTCTCCACTCTATAGATCATCTACCAAAGTTCCTGCTTTTGCATATGCCGTTGACTTCGCTTCAAAAAAGTCTGTTTTTACTTTATTTGCGTCCGCATAGAAATCTACCCATTCGGCTGGATTTTCATTATATCCATCATATAATGGTTTAAATCCTAATGCTGTAACTCTTAAATTTCCTAGATATTTTATATAATCTTCTATTAAACTCTTATTTAACCCAGAAATATTGTCTCCAATTACATAATGGCCCCAAGCTATTTCATTTTCGACTCCTGCTCTTACCATGTCTCTTAGTTCTTCGACCATCTCATCATTAAATAATTGAGGCTCCTCCTTCTGAAGTTCTCTAATTATGCTTCTAAATAGCCATAAATGAGTGTTTTCATCTCTATTTATATATCTTATTTCTTGAGCTGATCCTGGCATTTTACCATTTCTCTCTAAGTTATAAAAGAACATAAATCCAGAGTAAAAATATACTCCCTCCAAAACATAGTTAGCCATTATTGTCTTTAAAAAATTATAATGTGTTGGATTTTCAACAAAATTATTGTATAAATCCCCTATAAATTTATTTCTTTCTAATAATATTTTATCATCTTTCCATTGATATAATATTTCATTTCTTTTCTCTGGAGAGCAGATAGAATCTAGCATATATGAATAACTTTGTGAATGCACAGCCTCTTGAAATGCCTGTATAGTTAAGCATAGATTAACTTCAGATGCTGTAATATAATTATTTATATTTCCTAAATTTGCTGTTTGTATTGAATCCAGAAATATTAAAAATGAAAGAATTTTATCATAAGCAGTTCTTTCTTCAGGTTTTAATTTTTGATAGTCCTTAAGATCTTGTGCAAGATTAATTTCCTCTGGAATCCAAAAATTATTCATCGCCTGTCTGTACCAATCTGATGCCCAATTATATTTCATATTATTAAAATCATTTAAATTAGTTGTATTACCATTTATCATTTTCTTTTTTGATACTTCTGTATCGCCATTTTCATTAAACAACGGCTTTTTTGTTATTAACTTATTCATAATTTCCTCCTAAGCTGAACAGCTTTCACAATCTTCAACTGTTAATGATTTAGAACGTACATAATAAATACTTTTAACTCCGCTTTTGCAGGCTTCTATATAAAGATTCATAATTTGCCTCATAGTATAATTAGTGGTTATATATAAATTAAAAGACTGTCCTTGATCTATATGTCTTTGTCTTACTCCATTCATTTTAACACTCCATGCCTGATCTATATTATATGCAGAAATATAGTACCAATAATTATCCATAGATAAATTAGGGGCTGTTTTAGGGGTTATGCTTCCTTTCTTCTCCTCAAGCCAGAATCTAGACATTACTGGATCTACACCTTCAGATGTACCAGCAATAGTTGCTGTTGAACCATTTGGTGCAACAGATATCAAATATCCATTTCTCATTCCATTATGCTTAACTTCTTCTTTAAGTTCATTCCATCTTTGTGAAGTATACTCTCTTAGCTTAAAATAATCTCCATTATCCCAATCCGAACCTTCAAAATATGGATAAGAACCTTTCTCTTTTGATATTTTCACACTTGCTTTGATTGCATAATAATTGATATTTTCATATACCTTATCTGCAAAATCTCCATGATCATCTGATGTCCACCCTATTTTATTATTTGCAAGCATATGATGATATCCTGAGGTTCCAAGACCTATTGCTCTGTATCTTTTATTTGTTACTTCTGCAAAAGGAACTGAATAATAATTTAAATCAATAACATTGTCCATGGCTCTTATTTGAGTTTCGACAACATACTCAAGTTCTTTTTCATTTAATACATCAATGTTTCCTAAAACTAATGAGGATAAGTTGCATACTACAAAATCTCCTGATTTAGTTTTTTCAACAATTATTTTATCTCCATTTTCATCGACAATTTCCTCTTGAAGTATTTCCATTGCACTCATGTTTTGCATTATTTCTGTGCATAAGTTAGATGAATATATGATTCCTTTGTGCTTATTAGGATTCATTTCATTTACTGTATCTCTGAAAAATGCGAAAGGAGTTCCTGTTTCAGCTGCACTTTTAATAATAAGCCTAATAATATCCTTAACACTCATTACCCTTTTCTCTATTCTCTCATCTTCTACACATTCATAATATCTTTTTTCCCATTCTTCACCATAGAAATCTTCTAGTGAATAACCTTTTGCACTTCTTATCTCATGGGGACACATCATATACCAGTTAGCATCTATATCCTCTTCTGCAAGCTTCCAAAATAGATTTGGATAGCATAACCCTGGGAATACATCATGAGCCTTCTTTCTATCATCTCCATTATTAGTCTTTATCTGTAAGAATTCTGGAATATCTTTATGCCATGCATCTAACCAAACTGCAACACTTCCATTTCTAACTCCAAGCTGATCTACAGCAATAGCTGTGTCATTAAATAGTTTTACCCAAGGTATAACACCACCAGAGGCTCCTTTAAAACCTCTAATTGGTGATCCTAAGGATCTTATCTTCCCAATGTATATCCCCATTCCGCCACCAAATTTTGAGACTTTTGCAAAGTTATCTAATGATTTATATATTCCCTTTAAAGAATCATCCACGGTATCTATAAAGCATGAACTTAATTGATAAAACGGTTTTCTTGCATTAGACATAGTAGGTGTCGCCATAGTTGCCTTCAATGAACTTAAAACATCATAAATTCTTTTAGCCCAATACAATCTATTTTCCTTCTTTTCTGGAATTGCTAAATGCATAGCTATTCCCATAAACATCTGTTGTGGTAATTCTAAGGTTTTTCTATTGAAATCTTGTATTAGGTATCTTTTGGCAAGTAAGCTTATCCCTCCATATGTAAATATAAGGTCTCTTTCTGGCTTCAATTCTTTCTCTAAGATTTCAATTTCCTCTTTTGTATAATTCTCTAAGATATACTTTCCATATAATCCTTCATTAGTAAGCAACTCTATAAATTCATATAGGTTTTTATATGGATCTTCTGTTTCTCCTAATGATCTGTTTTCTTTGATTTCATCGTACAACATATATGTAAACAACCTTGCAGCACCTTTTTCCCATTTTGGCTCTTCTGCTGAGGTTAATTCTAAAAGCACTTGCATAGTTGCTTTAATCCTTTGTTTATCATCCATTTTAGGAGTAATTATCCTCCCTAATGCTTTTGACAGTCTTTCCTCATTATAAACTTCTTTTTCACCACTTATGGCTTCTAATGCTATTTTTGTTAAGTTTAATAAATCCTCCATGATATCCCCTCCACTAGATATTGTATACCAATGTTTCCGCCCTTAGTATTTCATACAATATATTGTCTATATAATTATAGTTGCTTAATTTTAAATTGTAAATTTTGATAACATATATTTAAGTCAAATAAACCACATTATCTCTTATTATCTTTTGTTTTCCATATAATTTCTTATCAATATTGTTTCTCCCTTAAAACACAATCTTTATTAATATACATTCTCCAAGGAGTCCTGTCAATTGAAACTTCTCTTAAAAATATAAGGATGGACTAGTTAAACTAGTCCATCCTTATATAAATTTATTTTTTCAACATAACATAGACTTTAAACATATCACCTTCAACTTCTAGCCTTAAATCTCCATTATGTATTTCTAGAATATTCTTAACTATAGCCAAGCCTAGACCCGAACCTTCAATATCTGATGTTCTAGAAGAGTCTGCTCTTACAAACCTCTCCATCATCCTCTCAGGTTTAAAGTTCATTTCATAGGAAGATATATTTTTAAAACTAATGGTTACCCAACTTCCATCATCAAAGATATCAATATATATTCTTGTATCTTCCAAAGAGTACTTTAGGGCATTGGTAATTATATTATCAAAAACTCTTACCATTTTATCTGGGTCCACATCCATAACAATACTTTCATTATAAGTTACAACTTTTGTAGTAAGTCCTCTTTCTTTTAACTTCTCTTGATATTCTCCTAATATCATGTGTATTAGTTGAACAATATCAACTTTAGCCTTATTTAACTTAATCTTACCAGAAGATAATTTAGACATTTCAAACAAATCATCTATTAATATTTTTAATCGTTGAGACTTCGCACCAAGTATCTTTAAATATTCATCTTTCTCTTCTTTTGTTATATCTTCTCGACCTAGTATGTTTACATAATTAATAATTGACGTTAATGGGGTTTTTAAATCGTGAGAAACATTTGAAATTAATTCTGTTTTCAATCTCTCATTTTTCACTCTCTCTTCAGCTACTTGTCTATATCCCTCCTGCATATGCTTTATACCTTGTACAATCTCATGAATTTCACTTTTACTTTTATATTTTAATTCAGCATCCATATTGCCCTTATCATACTCTCTTACCATATCTAACAATTCATATATAAATACATAATTTCTTAAAATACTAAATATTAAATATGTTGATAATATTAAAATACAAACTAAATTAACAAGAGATAATGTTGTGTTTATAATTTGCATATCCAGATTTAAGTGTAATAGACTTCCAAGATAAATCATTATTCTTTGAATATCTTTCCCCCAAAAGGGCATCACAATAAATTTAATTACGATTAATCCACTTATCAAAATTAAAACTTTATTATTTAGATTTTTTATTACCCTTTTTGGCACTTCCTTTAAATAGTAAGCACATTCTCCAAGTTTACTATTTCTTATTTCATTGATTACTTGAATATAACCCTTTGTCTTAAATAAGAACTCATACTTAATTAATATTACTATTATTAAGGATAAATTTAAAATGAAGGCCAAGAAGAGAATTCTATTTTTAACAATAGAGTTATCATAAGCAGAGCCTCTAACAAAATAGTATTCATTTATGCCTCTCATATTTTTCTTTTTTTCTGGTGTTACTGAAAAGTTTTGACTTTTTGTTATTTCATTAAAATCTTTATCATTATCAATTTTATAATAAACTATTCCTTCCTTATCAGCTAACTCTTCAAATAGTTCATCTGCATCAGCACCTCCAACTATTTGATCTGAAACCCATCCTCTGTTAGTTATATAATAAGGAATCCCTTTATCATCTTTTAAGTCTTTATCTATATATATATATCCTATATAGTAACTATCATCAATTGTGTCCTGATTATATTTTCTCGCATCTACTAGCGCTTGATTTCCTTGATTTAAAATATTATATTGCCCTTGTATATTTGATATAAGCTGCAAACTATCATTCACTAATCTTCTTTCTTTATATTTTTCACTATTTATTATAGTATCATAGGTAAATATTCCTCTTGAGGCCTCCATAATAAAAGTAGTTATTATATTAAAGGTAAGTATTATCATAGTGGAGCAAATAACAACATCAATAATTGAAAACTTACACTTCCACTTATAATATTTATTTTTCAATCTTATACCCAATACCCCACACCACCTTCAAGTATTCAGGTTCCTTTGGATTTATTTCTATTTTTTCTCTAATTCTTCTTACATGAACTGTAACAGTATTTTCACTATTATAGAAAGGCTCGTCCCATACTCTTTCATAAATTTCTTGGATTGAGAAAATTCTACCTGGGTTAGAAACCAAAAGTAACAGTATTTTATATTCTGTTGCAGTTACTTTTATTTCTTTTCCCCTTACAGATATAGTTTTCCTTTCCTTATCTATTACTAAGTCTCTTATTGATACAATTTCCCCTTGCACTTCTCTCTCTCTATTTTTCGCCATTATAGGGTTATCATATCTCCTCAATTGAGATTTAACTCTAGCTACTAGTTCTAAATGATTAAATGGCTTAGTAACATAGTCATCAGCTCCTAAATTGAGTCCTAAGACCTTATCTGAATCTTCTCCTTTTGCTGATAACATTATAATAGGGACATTACTTGTCTCTCTAATCTTCATGCATGTTCTAATTCCATCTAATTTAGGCATCATTATATCTAATATAATCAGATGTGGTTTCTCATTTTCAAAAATCTCCAGGGCATCTTCTCCGTCTTTTGCCTTTAAAACTTTAAAATTTTCTCCCCTTAGATATATCTCAATTGCTTCTCTTATTTCTCTTTCATCGTCAGCAACTAATATTTTATAAATTTCCATAATTCTCACCCCATCTTCCATTTTAATAAATATGTCATAAGAAGTTTATATAAATTTATTAAAATTTTCTTAAAATTTTACATTTATTTATAAATTTATTATATCAGATAATTGTGTTTTACTTTAATTATTGTTGTTAAATTCCATTATTGATTTATAATATATATGAAATCTATTACTTAAGAGGAGAAAGTCATGGAATTTATTAGAGACAAAAAAAACTTATGCTTAGATATTTTATTGATTTTTATAGGATGCTTAATTGCATCTCTAGGTGTCAATATTTTCTTAGCTAATGCTAAACTTTTAAGTGGAGGTGCAACTGGTTTAGCCCTAATAATACAATACTTTACTGGTTTTAAGGCTGGTTATTCTGTTTTCCTTCTAAATCTGCCACTATTTGTGATTAGTTACTTTAAATTAAGCAAACAATTTACTCTTTATTCTGCTATAGGAATGATTTCTTTAACTATTTCTCTATTGTTAACTGAAAGAATTCATTTACATATTAATATTGATGATTTACTCGTTTATTGTATATATGGTGGAGCATTATGTGGAATAGGATATAGTATAGTTTTTCTTAGAAATGGTTCAACTGGAGGAACTGACATAATTACAATGCTCATTAGAAAGAAATATTCAAACTTTGATATTGGAACTGTTGGTTTTTCTATCAATGTTTTAATAGTTATTCTAGGCGCTATATTTTTCGGATTACCAAGAGCTTTATACACTCTTATATCTATATATCTGCAAAATATTATCTTAGATAAAGTATTAAAAGGATTCGGAACCAAAAAACTTTTAATGATTCTTACTGAAAAAGAAGAGGATGTCATTAAATTTATTATGACTAACCTGCATAGAGGCGTTACATCTTTAAATGCTGAAGGCGAATATACTCATCACAAAAAGAAAATGATATATTGCATAGTTACTCTTCCCCAATTGGTATATTTAAAATCACAAATTACTTCCATTGATCCTAAGTCATTTATAACCATAATTGATGTTTCTGAAGTAAGAGGAAGAGGCTTTAAAAATTTATAAAAATATATGTAAGAAAAGACCACATTTATGGAGGCTTATTAAGTTCATAAAGTGGTCTTTATTTTTTATTTACTATTTAATGTACTTAGATATTCCTTTTGTCCAATCTCGTATAAGTTATTTCCGTTAGCATCTATAACAACTACTAGTGGCATATCCTTAACTGTTAGCTTTCTAATAGCCTCTGCTCCCAAATCCTCATATGCGATTAATTCTGATGTCTTAATACATTTAGCAGTAAGCGCAGCTGCACCGCCAATTGCCCCAAAATAAATAGCTTTATTCTTTATCATAGACTGGATAACATCTGCATCCCTTGCCCCCTTACCAATCATTCCTCTCAAACCTAGGTCTAAAAGCTTAGGAGCATACGAATCCATTCTATAGCTTGTAGTTGGTCCTGCAGACCCTATCACTTGTCCTGGCTTAGGTGGAGTTGGTCCTACATAGTATATAACTTGGTCCCTTAATTCAATTGGTAGCTCCTTACCCTCTTCTATGAGTTCAACTAATCTCTTATGTGCAGCATCTCTAGCTGTATATATATCTCCTGATAATAAAACAATATCCCCTGCATTAAGAGTCATAGCTTTTTCCTCAGTTAATGGTGCATTAATCTTAATTTCCATACATATCAC
This genomic interval carries:
- a CDS encoding ribonucleotide-diphosphate reductase subunit beta; protein product: MNKLITKKPLFNENGDTEVSKKKMINGNTTNLNDFNNMKYNWASDWYRQAMNNFWIPEEINLAQDLKDYQKLKPEERTAYDKILSFLIFLDSIQTANLGNINNYITASEVNLCLTIQAFQEAVHSQSYSYMLDSICSPEKRNEILYQWKDDKILLERNKFIGDLYNNFVENPTHYNFLKTIMANYVLEGVYFYSGFMFFYNLERNGKMPGSAQEIRYINRDENTHLWLFRSIIRELQKEEPQLFNDEMVEELRDMVRAGVENEIAWGHYVIGDNISGLNKSLIEDYIKYLGNLRVTALGFKPLYDGYNENPAEWVDFYADANKVKTDFFEAKSTAYAKAGTLVDDL
- a CDS encoding Fe-S-containing hydro-lyase is translated as MEIKINAPLTEEKAMTLNAGDIVLLSGDIYTARDAAHKRLVELIEEGKELPIELRDQVIYYVGPTPPKPGQVIGSAGPTTSYRMDSYAPKLLDLGLRGMIGKGARDADVIQSMIKNKAIYFGAIGGAAALTAKCIKTSELIAYEDLGAEAIRKLTVKDMPLVVVIDANGNNLYEIGQKEYLSTLNSK
- a CDS encoding YitT family protein is translated as MEFIRDKKNLCLDILLIFIGCLIASLGVNIFLANAKLLSGGATGLALIIQYFTGFKAGYSVFLLNLPLFVISYFKLSKQFTLYSAIGMISLTISLLLTERIHLHINIDDLLVYCIYGGALCGIGYSIVFLRNGSTGGTDIITMLIRKKYSNFDIGTVGFSINVLIVILGAIFFGLPRALYTLISIYLQNIILDKVLKGFGTKKLLMILTEKEEDVIKFIMTNLHRGVTSLNAEGEYTHHKKKMIYCIVTLPQLVYLKSQITSIDPKSFITIIDVSEVRGRGFKNL
- a CDS encoding ribonucleoside-diphosphate reductase subunit alpha; the protein is MEDLLNLTKIALEAISGEKEVYNEERLSKALGRIITPKMDDKQRIKATMQVLLELTSAEEPKWEKGAARLFTYMLYDEIKENRSLGETEDPYKNLYEFIELLTNEGLYGKYILENYTKEEIEILEKELKPERDLIFTYGGISLLAKRYLIQDFNRKTLELPQQMFMGIAMHLAIPEKKENRLYWAKRIYDVLSSLKATMATPTMSNARKPFYQLSSCFIDTVDDSLKGIYKSLDNFAKVSKFGGGMGIYIGKIRSLGSPIRGFKGASGGVIPWVKLFNDTAIAVDQLGVRNGSVAVWLDAWHKDIPEFLQIKTNNGDDRKKAHDVFPGLCYPNLFWKLAEEDIDANWYMMCPHEIRSAKGYSLEDFYGEEWEKRYYECVEDERIEKRVMSVKDIIRLIIKSAAETGTPFAFFRDTVNEMNPNKHKGIIYSSNLCTEIMQNMSAMEILQEEIVDENGDKIIVEKTKSGDFVVCNLSSLVLGNIDVLNEKELEYVVETQIRAMDNVIDLNYYSVPFAEVTNKRYRAIGLGTSGYHHMLANNKIGWTSDDHGDFADKVYENINYYAIKASVKISKEKGSYPYFEGSDWDNGDYFKLREYTSQRWNELKEEVKHNGMRNGYLISVAPNGSTATIAGTSEGVDPVMSRFWLEEKKGSITPKTAPNLSMDNYWYYISAYNIDQAWSVKMNGVRQRHIDQGQSFNLYITTNYTMRQIMNLYIEACKSGVKSIYYVRSKSLTVEDCESCSA
- a CDS encoding sensor histidine kinase; protein product: MLYKVFDIFNSFCQSILFVWISNNIAEKENKNTRNKSCLLVALIFAIINIFTYVPMNIPLANFIMVTLVLALIVIFYRKKVSDAFWGFGLAYAIITTLSYFLITFYQHFFTKLNLGIPQDIETIIFIYIPAFISYIFIYKYRKNLFEVVISLKAYKISIIVILLIDYAFIFIDTLRIEWTVESMGITFKFLLYFISLIAFIFSLIYFAKINSNTREVELLNTELNDKIIELKKIKHDYGSEISSLYGLYQLGRYDRMGELLKGIVERYQNTSSVINLNVQANPMVTSILNNALSKGINIVAFDNAEYDNLTISDSELLKLLSNIVNNAIDVLVNIQNATIKYNSYNSYDGIIVNIENNGPEIPKENREKIFKAGFSTKSDIDGERGYGLSIVRDVINKAGGELALRSTKSWTEFSIKIPYKRC
- a CDS encoding response regulator transcription factor; protein product: MYKILVADDEREIREAIEIYLRGENFKVLKAKDGEDALEIFENEKPHLIILDIMMPKLDGIRTCMKIRETSNVPIIMLSAKGEDSDKVLGLNLGADDYVTKPFNHLELVARVKSQLRRYDNPIMAKNREREVQGEIVSIRDLVIDKERKTISVRGKEIKVTATEYKILLLLVSNPGRIFSIQEIYERVWDEPFYNSENTVTVHVRRIREKIEINPKEPEYLKVVWGIGYKIEK
- a CDS encoding sensor histidine kinase, which encodes MGIRLKNKYYKWKCKFSIIDVVICSTMIILTFNIITTFIMEASRGIFTYDTIINSEKYKERRLVNDSLQLISNIQGQYNILNQGNQALVDARKYNQDTIDDSYYIGYIYIDKDLKDDKGIPYYITNRGWVSDQIVGGADADELFEELADKEGIVYYKIDNDKDFNEITKSQNFSVTPEKKKNMRGINEYYFVRGSAYDNSIVKNRILFLAFILNLSLIIVILIKYEFLFKTKGYIQVINEIRNSKLGECAYYLKEVPKRVIKNLNNKVLILISGLIVIKFIVMPFWGKDIQRIMIYLGSLLHLNLDMQIINTTLSLVNLVCILILSTYLIFSILRNYVFIYELLDMVREYDKGNMDAELKYKSKSEIHEIVQGIKHMQEGYRQVAEERVKNERLKTELISNVSHDLKTPLTSIINYVNILGREDITKEEKDEYLKILGAKSQRLKILIDDLFEMSKLSSGKIKLNKAKVDIVQLIHMILGEYQEKLKERGLTTKVVTYNESIVMDVDPDKMVRVFDNIITNALKYSLEDTRIYIDIFDDGSWVTISFKNISSYEMNFKPERMMERFVRADSSRTSDIEGSGLGLAIVKNILEIHNGDLRLEVEGDMFKVYVMLKK